The segment TTCGGCGCGACAACGGTCACTCCGTACCTCGTGCGGCACGAGAGCGGAGCGCCGCCGTTTGCGCTGCGCTTCGAGCGCCACGGCAAGGCCTTTGCCTTTTCGGGAGACACCGAGTGGACGGACGCCCTGACGGACGCGGCGCGGGGCACCGACCTCATGATCTGCGAGTGCAACTCCTATGATCGCAAGATCCGGTTCCATACCGATCTACCGACGCTGCTTGCGCATCGCGACGCCCTCGACACCAAGCGTCTCATCATCACGCACCTCGGCCCGGCGATGCTCGCGCATCGAGACGCGCTGCCCGTCGAGCACGCCGACGACGGGCTGGTTATCACCCTGTAGTCCGCGTGCGACCGCGCGAGGCAGGCGGTCCTAGGGCCGGTATTCCTCCTCCAGCAGCCGCCGCACCGCCGGGGCGCCGGGGGCGAGTCTCTCCGCGGCGAGCGGCGACTCCCGGAACCGCGGCAGCCTCGCTTCGAGCGGCCGGCTGGGGACGCGGTAGATGAGGCCCGCGATCTCGCTGTCCCGTTCCGTGACGGCCGCGAGCGCCTGTTCGTGGCGCGCCGGATCGTACGCGGGGTCTGCCTGCAAGTTCTGCAGGCGCGCCCGCCACCACGGATAGGTCCGGACGCGGTCGTATGTGGGGCACGGGCTCAAGATGTTGACGAGCGCGAACCCGGCGTGTTCGATGCCGCCCGCGATCAGCCGCGTGAGTTGTGCGACGTCGGTGCTCGTGCCTTGCGCGAGATAGGTGATCCCGGCGGCCAGGGCGAGCCGCAGCGGATGGATCGGTTCCTCGACGGCGCCCGCCGGCGACGACGGGGTGGTCGTGCCGGTGGCCGTCGTCGGAGACGTCTGTCCTTTCGTGTTCCCGTACACCCCGTTGTCCATGACGACGTACGTCAGGTTCGCGTTGCGGCGGATCGCGTGAATGACGTGGTTGAGGCCGATGCCGTACCCGTCGCCATCGCCGCCGGCGGCGACGACCGTTAAGTCGCGGTTCGCGAGCGCGATCCCGGTGGCGATCGGCAGCGTGCGGCCGTGGTGGACGTGAAACCCATAGGCGCCGAAGTAGGACGTAATCTTCCCCGAGCACCCGATCCCTGAGACCAGCACCACTCGGTGCGGGGCGAGCGCGAGCCCCGCGCAGGCGTCCTGGAGGGCGCGGAGGACGGCGAAGTCGCCGCACCCCGGGCACCACGTGGCGCGCGGCCCGGTGAACGCTCTGGTTGTCGTCGTCACGGCCATCACACACCTCCCGCGGGACGGAGGCCGCGCGGCGCCGGCGGTTGCGGGTCCGGCGTCCCGCCGGCGATCTCGCGCAACCGCGCCTCGATCTCGCCGGGCATGAACGGCAGGCCGTCGTACTTGCGGATCGCGGCGAGCTGGCCGCGGCCGCCGGCGTACGCCCGGATCAACGTGGCGAGCTGTCCGGTCGCGTTGTGCTCGACCACCGCCACACGGCGGACGCGGGAGATCTCCGATTCGACCTCGTGCGCCGGAAACGGCCACAGACAGCGGATCTGCAACAGCCGGCCGCGGATCCCGTCCGCCGCCAGTCGCTCGAGCGCCTCGCGGGCGGGGCCACAGGGCGCTCCCAGGGTGACGACGAGGATGTCGTCGCCGTCGCCCTCTGCGTGCGTGCCCGCCAGGCGCGTCCAAACGTCGCAGGTCTTCCGCAGCCGCTTGTCGACCATCGTACGCCGCACGCCCGGGTCCTCCACGTCGATCACGCCGCGGTCGTCGTGCGCATCCCCGGTGCTGAGGAACACGGTCCCCTCCTGGCCGGGGACCGCGCGGGGCGAGATCCCGCTCGCGGTGATCGCGTAGCGCCGATACGCGCCGGCGGCGCGCGCGGCGTCATCGCTGAGCCGCTCACCCCGGTCGACCCGGACGCCCTCGACGGGCAGCCCGCTGCTGGTGCGCTTCGTGAGCACGAGGTCCTGATCCACCGCGACGATGACCGGACACTGGTACCGCTCTGCGAGGTTGAACGCCTCCGCCGTGTCCGAGAAGCACTCCTCGAGCGTGCCCGGCGTGAGCACGATCCGCGGAAACTCCCCGTGGGACGCGTAGACGAGATGCAACAGGTCCGCCTGTTCGTGCTTCGTCGGCATCCCCGCGCTCGGGCCGGGCCGCTGCGCGGCGACAATGACGGCGGGGATTTCCGCCATGCCGGCGAGTCCGAGTGTTTCCGTCATCAGGGAGATGCCGGGCCCGCTGGTCGCCGTCATCGCCCGCACACCGGCGTACCCGGCGCCGAGTACCACGCCCAGGGCGGCAATCTCGTCCTCGGTTTGGACCGCGGCGCCGCCGACCGCGGGCAGGTGCTCGGCCATCCACTCCAAGATATCGCTGGCCGGCGTGATCGGGTAACTCGCATACAACCGGCACCCGGCCGCGAGCGCGCCGAGCGCGATCGCGTCGTTCCCGGAGAGGAAGAACCGTGGTGGACCGGACGGCGCCGGCAGGCCGCCCCCGCGGGCGAGTGCGACGGCATGGCCGCCCAGGTGCGCATCCGCATAGCGCCACCCCGCCTCGTACGCGGCGGCGTTCCGCTGTCGCACCGTCTCGCTCTTGCCGGCAAACTGGAGGGAGACCGTCTCGCGCACGGTCGCCGCGTCGAGGCCGAGCAGGCGCGCGGAGACGCCCAGGGCGACGACGTTGCGCATGATGCCGTCGCCGGCCTGCGCGGCCAGCCGGCTCAGCGGCGCCGCACACGCTGTCCCCGCGGTCGTCTCCCGGCGCACCCGCCCGTCGTCGACCACGAGCAGACCGTGTGGCCCGAGACCGCCCGCGTGGTGCGAGACCGTCTCGTCGTCGAGCGCGACGACGCAGTCGAGCCGGTCGCTCCGTCCCCCCAGCGGACGGTCGCCGATCCGGACCTCGTACGATGTCGGGCCGCCTTTGATCACCGGCGGAAACACTCGGAAGGTGCGGACCTCGTGGCCCGCCCGCGCCGCCGCCCGGGCGAACGCCTCGCCGGCGGAGTCCACGCCTTCGCCGGTCTTCCCCCCGATCAGCCAGCTCAGCTCACGCGCCATCGTTGGGCCTCCCGTTTGTTCCCCGCGTCGCGGCCGTCGTGCGTGTCCCGCCCGCGCCGTCGGCGGCCGTCCGCGCCTCCACGCCTTTGATCAGCCGGTAGACCGTCCGATGCGCGGGGACGGCGATCCCCGCATCGTCGGCCTGCGCGATTAGGGCGCCCGTCAGCGTTTCGATCTCGGTCGGCCGACCGCGCTCGACGTCATGCACCATCGACCCGTGGTGTGTGTGCGCGTCACCCATCGCGCGGTGGGCGTCGATCGTGACCAGCGGGTCGTGCAGTAGCGAGATTCCGCGCGCTCGCGCCACCGCCTTGCCTTCGTCGACGAGCGTCCGGAGGAGGGCGTAGGTGTCCGGGTGGGCGTAGATCCGGGAGAGGGGGAGCCCGGTGAGCACCGGGAGGGGGTTGACCGCGGCGTTGAAGATGAGCTTGCTCCAGATTGCGCCGCGGGGGTCGTCGAGCACGTGGACCTCCATCCCGGCCTGCTGCAACAACTCGCCCCAGCGGTCGGCGTCGGCTGGTGCGGCGCGGTACGGACCGAGCCACGTGGGGCCGATCTCCTTCTGCACGATCTCACCGGGGCCGGTGAGCGCGCCGGCGTTCATCGTGACCCCGTGGCAGATGCGCGCGTCGCACACCTCCGCGATCGTCTCGGCGTTTCCGAGACCGTTCTGTACCGTCAGCACGACCGCGGAGCCGAGACGGGAGGCGACCGAGGCGACGGCGGCGCGCGTCTCCGGTCCCTTGACCGCGACCAAGGCGTGCGTGAACGGCCCGCGCGACAGACCCGCAGGGTCGGCCGCTGCGGCCGGACGGGTCTCGAACTCGCCGGCCTCGCACTCGGTGCGGACAGCGAGCCGCAGGCCGCGGCAGCGGATCGCCTCGACGTGGTCTCGCCGCACGTCGAGGAGTTCGACCTCGGCGGCCCGTCCGAGGCGGACCGCGTAGATTCCCCCGACGGCGCCGGCGCCGATCACCAGCACGCGCGCCCGCGGGCGGTCCGGTGTCATCCGACCACCTCATATCCTTTGCCGAGGTAGGCGGAACGGACGCCCGGGTGCTCGAGCAGCTCGTCCGGGCGGCCGCGCAGGACGATCCGGCCGCGCTCGATGACGCAGACCCGGTCGGCGATCATCATCGCGACCTTGACGTTCTGTTCGACGAGCACGACGGCGAGGTCGTCGGACCGACACAACGCCTGGAGCGCCTGCGCGATCTCCCGGGTCACGCGCGGCGCGAGGCCGAGCGACGGTTCGTCCAACAAGAGGACGCGCGGACGGGACATCAGCCCCCGGCCGATCGCCCACATCGCCTGCCGGACCAGGACGCCGCCGACGAGTACGAGCGCCGGCCCCGGCGTGAACTCGGGAAGCGTATACGGGTCAGCGCCCCACGCCGTCAGCGCGAGGCCTCGCAGCGCCATCGACACCCCGAACGTGATGATGACCAGCGTGAGCGGGTGGCCGGCGCGGGCCTGACCCGCCGTGAGGTCGTACGCCGGCTCCACGGCCAGGCGTTCCATCAGCGCGCCGATCCCGCACACGGCACCGACGGCCAGGAGGGCGGCCACGCCGAGCGAGAGGTGCCACGCGAGCAGCGTCGCGCATAGGAGGGCGCCCAGCATCGAGAACTCTCCCTGCGCGAAGTTCAGTACGCCGGTCACGTTGTAGATCAGGACGAACCCCAGCGCGACCAGCGCGTAGATGCTGCCGACGGTGAGGCCCGTCAGCAGGAACTGTGGGAGCAGGGCGAGCATGGCACGGCGGGGCGGGCGGGACCGGCCCCATCCTCCCCGGTTACTTCCAGACCGCCCAGGTGCCGTGCCGGATGACGACGAGCACCATGTCATTGGTCGTCAGGCCATTGTGATCCTGGGGCGACATGTTGAACACCCCGCCGGTGCCGACGAATCCGTGAAGGTGCTCCAGGTAGTCCCGGATCTTCGCACGGTCCGGGCCGACGTGCCGCAGCGCGTCGGCGAGCATGGTGATCGCGTCGAAGGCGTGGCCGCCGAAGGTGTTGGCCGGGTAGTGGTTCGTCGCGTCGAAGTCTCTGGCGTAGGCGGTGAGCAGCGCCTTCTGAGGATCGCCGGCGGGAAGCCGTCCGACGACGAGCAACTTGCCCGAGGGGAACACCACGCCGTCCGCGGCCGGTCCGGCGAGCTGGATGAACGCCTGGTTCGCGATGCCGTGCGACTCGAGAATCGGCGTCTGGAGGCCGAGTTGGCGAATGTTCTTGGCCGCGATCGACGCCGTCGGCGGCGTGCTCCAGACGACCATGACGTCGGGGTTCTTCACCCGCGCACGGGCGACCTGAGCGCTGAGGTCCGTGGCGGTTGCGGCGAACGGCTCGCTGTCCACCAGCGTGATCCCGCGCGGGCGCGCAAACGTTTCCAGTCCGACCATGCCGTCCTGGCCGAAGTCGTCGTTTCGGTAGAGAAACGCGAACGTTTTGGCGTGGAGCGCGACGAGATACTCCATCGCCTTCGCCGCGGCGATGCTGTTGCGTTGCGGCGTCTGAAACACCCACGTCCGGCTCGGGACGCTCAACGTGGTGCTGGCCGCGAGCGACAGGTAGGGGACGCCCGCCTGCATCGCGTAGTCGGCCATCGCCTGCGCCTCGGGACTGGTCGTGCCGCCCACAATCGCCACAGCGCCGTCTTCGGTGACGGCCTTCTTCATGAGCAGCAGCGCCTTTGTCGGATCGGTTTCGCTGTCGTACGCAATGATCTGGACCGGGCGCCCGCCGATCCCGCCGGAGAGCTGTGATTGCAGCATCGTGGCGGTGTCTTTCTCGGGCTTCCCGAGCGAACTGCCGGGTCCGGTCACCGCAAAGATGGCGCCAATCTTGATGGGGGCGCCCTGGCCCCGCGCGGCGGGGGCGGACACGAGCAGCCCCGCGGCGAGCAGGGCGACGAGCGCCAAGCCGGTCAGGGTTCGTCCACAATTCGGCAACACGGTCACCTCCTCCAGTAGCGCACGCATTCGCGCACGGCTCATCAGAGCGCCTCAGCGGCCACCTCGGCGAGGTCCTTGACGGTGACGCCGTTTTCCTCTTGGGCGGCGAGGCGCCGGAGGTGAGCGCCGCACAGCGGGGACGTCGTCACGACGGTGTCGCCATCGCCCAGCGCACCCCGCGCCTGGCCGAGCCGCTTCCGCCCCCACCATGCCGCCTGGTCCGGGTACGCCTCGGGAACGCCGGCGGCGGCGCCACAACAGTACAGGTACTCGCGGCGCAGCGGCGTTTCGCGTACACGCAGCCCGGGGATGCGGGCCAGGATCTCTCGCGGCGCGTCGAGGACCTTGCAGTATCGCCCGAGATGACAGGAGTCCAGCAGGACCACCTCGGTTTCGACGGGCCGCCGGAGTTCGAGCGAGCCCTCTTCGAGCAGCCGATGGAGAAACAACAGCAGATGCGCGAACGGGAACGCGATCTCCTCGGCGAGCCCGTAGTGCTTCGCCGGGGCGGTCCAGGCCTGGTAGCCGGTGTCGTCGAGCGCCACGACCTGCGACGCCCCCGCCCGGCGAACGACGTCGGCGACCTGCCGGATCGCCTGGCGGTTCATGGCCAGGAACCGCTGGACGTCGCCAGCCGCGAGCACGGGCACCGCCGTCGCGATCTCCGACGCCCCGAGCGTCCCCACGGTGAGTCCGGCCGCCCGCAACA is part of the bacterium genome and harbors:
- a CDS encoding thiamine pyrophosphate-dependent enzyme; amino-acid sequence: MAVTTTTRAFTGPRATWCPGCGDFAVLRALQDACAGLALAPHRVVLVSGIGCSGKITSYFGAYGFHVHHGRTLPIATGIALANRDLTVVAAGGDGDGYGIGLNHVIHAIRRNANLTYVVMDNGVYGNTKGQTSPTTATGTTTPSSPAGAVEEPIHPLRLALAAGITYLAQGTSTDVAQLTRLIAGGIEHAGFALVNILSPCPTYDRVRTYPWWRARLQNLQADPAYDPARHEQALAAVTERDSEIAGLIYRVPSRPLEARLPRFRESPLAAERLAPGAPAVRRLLEEEYRP
- a CDS encoding 2-oxoacid:acceptor oxidoreductase subunit alpha, whose protein sequence is MARELSWLIGGKTGEGVDSAGEAFARAAARAGHEVRTFRVFPPVIKGGPTSYEVRIGDRPLGGRSDRLDCVVALDDETVSHHAGGLGPHGLLVVDDGRVRRETTAGTACAAPLSRLAAQAGDGIMRNVVALGVSARLLGLDAATVRETVSLQFAGKSETVRQRNAAAYEAGWRYADAHLGGHAVALARGGGLPAPSGPPRFFLSGNDAIALGALAAGCRLYASYPITPASDILEWMAEHLPAVGGAAVQTEDEIAALGVVLGAGYAGVRAMTATSGPGISLMTETLGLAGMAEIPAVIVAAQRPGPSAGMPTKHEQADLLHLVYASHGEFPRIVLTPGTLEECFSDTAEAFNLAERYQCPVIVAVDQDLVLTKRTSSGLPVEGVRVDRGERLSDDAARAAGAYRRYAITASGISPRAVPGQEGTVFLSTGDAHDDRGVIDVEDPGVRRTMVDKRLRKTCDVWTRLAGTHAEGDGDDILVVTLGAPCGPAREALERLAADGIRGRLLQIRCLWPFPAHEVESEISRVRRVAVVEHNATGQLATLIRAYAGGRGQLAAIRKYDGLPFMPGEIEARLREIAGGTPDPQPPAPRGLRPAGGV
- a CDS encoding ketopantoate reductase family protein, whose protein sequence is MTPDRPRARVLVIGAGAVGGIYAVRLGRAAEVELLDVRRDHVEAIRCRGLRLAVRTECEAGEFETRPAAAADPAGLSRGPFTHALVAVKGPETRAAVASVASRLGSAVVLTVQNGLGNAETIAEVCDARICHGVTMNAGALTGPGEIVQKEIGPTWLGPYRAAPADADRWGELLQQAGMEVHVLDDPRGAIWSKLIFNAAVNPLPVLTGLPLSRIYAHPDTYALLRTLVDEGKAVARARGISLLHDPLVTIDAHRAMGDAHTHHGSMVHDVERGRPTEIETLTGALIAQADDAGIAVPAHRTVYRLIKGVEARTAADGAGGTRTTAATRGTNGRPNDGA
- a CDS encoding ABC transporter substrate-binding protein, giving the protein MSRARMRALLEEVTVLPNCGRTLTGLALVALLAAGLLVSAPAARGQGAPIKIGAIFAVTGPGSSLGKPEKDTATMLQSQLSGGIGGRPVQIIAYDSETDPTKALLLMKKAVTEDGAVAIVGGTTSPEAQAMADYAMQAGVPYLSLAASTTLSVPSRTWVFQTPQRNSIAAAKAMEYLVALHAKTFAFLYRNDDFGQDGMVGLETFARPRGITLVDSEPFAATATDLSAQVARARVKNPDVMVVWSTPPTASIAAKNIRQLGLQTPILESHGIANQAFIQLAGPAADGVVFPSGKLLVVGRLPAGDPQKALLTAYARDFDATNHYPANTFGGHAFDAITMLADALRHVGPDRAKIRDYLEHLHGFVGTGGVFNMSPQDHNGLTTNDMVLVVIRHGTWAVWK